One Nocardioides luti DNA window includes the following coding sequences:
- a CDS encoding alpha-hydroxy-acid oxidizing protein, producing MTTTEQTVPRDLAQLEARAAESLSPESLGYIRAGAGDRDSTRANAAAFRRWRIKRRPGRTPEKVDLSTTILGTRMPAPVLFAPVGVQTLAHPQGDLATARAAAELGLTYVHSTQGAYKMEDVARANGDGARWYQLYWPTDDELVASFLSRAAAAGYTHLVITLDTTLLGWRPLDLDIGYSPFLENKGIANYTSDPVFQRKHMPVPAEVAPLAAGVAFAGVFQNPGLSWDQLPLIRRNWDGPILLKGIQSPRDARLAVKHGIDGIVVSNHGGRQVDGAIASLDALVPVVDAVDGRMPVLFDSGIRTGRDAFKALALGADAVLVGRPYLYGLALDGQRGARRVMRTLVDELEHEVRRARHRSHRTLSRSSLTRAR from the coding sequence GTGACGACGACCGAGCAGACCGTCCCCCGCGACCTCGCCCAGCTGGAGGCGCGCGCCGCCGAGAGCCTGAGCCCCGAGTCCCTCGGCTACATCCGCGCCGGGGCCGGGGACCGCGACTCCACGCGCGCCAACGCGGCGGCGTTCCGTCGCTGGCGGATCAAGCGGCGCCCGGGTCGCACGCCGGAGAAGGTCGACCTCTCGACCACCATCCTGGGGACGCGGATGCCGGCGCCGGTCCTCTTCGCGCCGGTCGGGGTGCAGACGCTCGCGCACCCGCAGGGCGACCTCGCCACCGCACGTGCGGCGGCCGAGCTCGGGCTGACCTACGTGCACTCGACGCAGGGCGCCTACAAGATGGAGGACGTCGCGCGGGCAAACGGCGACGGCGCGCGGTGGTACCAGCTCTACTGGCCCACGGACGACGAGCTGGTGGCGTCCTTCCTGAGCCGCGCCGCCGCCGCGGGCTACACCCACCTGGTGATCACGCTCGACACGACGCTGCTCGGGTGGCGGCCGCTCGACCTCGACATCGGCTACTCGCCGTTCCTCGAGAACAAGGGCATCGCGAACTACACGAGCGACCCGGTCTTCCAGCGCAAGCACATGCCCGTGCCGGCCGAGGTCGCCCCGCTGGCGGCCGGCGTCGCCTTCGCGGGGGTCTTCCAGAACCCCGGCCTGAGCTGGGACCAGCTCCCGCTGATCCGCCGGAACTGGGACGGCCCGATCCTGCTCAAGGGGATCCAGAGCCCTCGTGACGCCCGGCTCGCGGTCAAGCACGGCATCGACGGCATCGTCGTCTCGAACCACGGCGGGCGCCAGGTCGACGGCGCGATCGCGTCGCTCGACGCGCTCGTTCCGGTCGTCGACGCGGTCGACGGCCGGATGCCCGTGCTCTTCGACTCCGGCATCCGCACCGGCCGCGACGCCTTCAAGGCGCTGGCGCTCGGCGCCGACGCGGTGCTCGTCGGCCGTCCGTACCTCTACGGGCTCGCGCTGGACGGGCAGCGGGGCGCCCGGCGCGTCATGCGGACCCTGGTCGACGAGCTCGAGCACGAGGTCCGGCGAGCGCGGCACCGCAGCCACCGCACGCTGTCCCGCTCCTCCCTGACCCGCGCGCGCTGA